The proteins below are encoded in one region of Pseudomonas sp. SCB32:
- a CDS encoding lactate permease LctP family transporter, giving the protein MQTWQQIYTPLGSLGLSALVAVIPIVFFFLALAVFRLKGHVAGSITLALSIIIAIAAFGMPADMAIAAAGYGFAYGLWPIAWIIVAAVFLYKLTVKSGQFEVIRSSVLSITGDQRLQVLLIGFSFGAFLEGAAGFGAPVAITAALLVGLGFNPLYAAGLCLIANTAPVAFGALGIPIIVAGQVTGIDAFKIGAMTGRQLPFLSILVPFWLVFMMDGLKGVKDTWPAALVAGGSFAVTQYFTSNFIGPELPDITSALVSLISLTLFLKVWQPASEPEVVATAGGAAVMGGNGPRSAEPTPYSFGEILKAWSPFLVLTVLVTIWTLKPFKAMFAPGGTLYGLVFNFAIPHLDQLVVKTAPIVANPTPIAAVFKLDPVSATGTAIFFAAVVSMFILRISAKTGLTTFKETLIELKWPILSIGMVLAFAFVTNYSGMSTTLALVLAGTGAAFPFFSPFLGWLGVFLTGSDTSSNALFSSLQSTTAHQIGVHDTLLVAANTSGGVTGKMISPQSIAVACAATGMVGKESDLFRFTLKHSLMFAAMVGLITLAQAYIFTGMLVH; this is encoded by the coding sequence ATGCAAACCTGGCAGCAGATCTATACCCCGCTCGGCAGCCTCGGCCTGTCGGCGCTGGTCGCCGTAATCCCGATCGTATTCTTCTTCCTCGCCCTCGCCGTGTTCCGCCTCAAAGGCCACGTCGCCGGCAGCATTACCCTCGCCCTCTCGATCATCATCGCCATCGCCGCCTTCGGCATGCCCGCCGACATGGCCATCGCTGCCGCCGGCTATGGCTTCGCCTACGGCCTGTGGCCGATCGCCTGGATCATCGTCGCGGCGGTGTTCCTCTACAAACTCACGGTCAAGAGCGGCCAGTTCGAAGTAATCCGCAGCTCGGTGCTGTCGATCACTGGCGACCAGCGCCTGCAGGTACTGCTGATCGGCTTCTCCTTCGGCGCCTTCCTCGAGGGTGCGGCGGGCTTCGGCGCGCCGGTGGCGATCACCGCCGCCCTGCTCGTGGGCCTGGGCTTCAACCCGCTGTACGCCGCGGGCCTGTGCCTGATTGCCAACACGGCGCCGGTGGCCTTCGGCGCCCTGGGCATCCCGATCATCGTGGCGGGCCAGGTCACCGGCATCGACGCGTTCAAGATCGGCGCCATGACCGGCCGCCAGTTGCCTTTCCTGTCGATCCTCGTGCCGTTCTGGCTGGTGTTCATGATGGATGGCCTCAAGGGCGTGAAGGACACCTGGCCGGCCGCACTGGTTGCTGGCGGCAGCTTCGCCGTCACCCAGTACTTCACCTCCAACTTCATCGGCCCGGAGCTGCCGGACATCACCTCCGCCCTGGTCAGCCTGATTTCCCTTACCCTGTTCCTGAAGGTCTGGCAGCCGGCCAGCGAGCCTGAAGTGGTCGCCACTGCCGGCGGCGCTGCAGTCATGGGCGGCAATGGCCCGCGTAGTGCCGAGCCGACGCCCTACAGCTTCGGCGAGATCCTCAAGGCCTGGTCGCCCTTCCTGGTGCTGACCGTGCTGGTCACCATCTGGACCCTGAAGCCGTTCAAGGCCATGTTCGCTCCGGGCGGCACGCTGTACGGCCTGGTGTTCAACTTCGCCATCCCGCACCTTGACCAACTGGTGGTGAAGACCGCCCCCATCGTCGCCAACCCGACTCCGATTGCCGCCGTGTTCAAGCTGGACCCCGTCTCGGCCACCGGCACTGCGATCTTCTTCGCCGCCGTGGTCTCGATGTTCATCCTGCGCATCAGCGCAAAAACTGGTCTTACCACCTTCAAGGAGACCCTGATCGAGCTGAAGTGGCCGATCCTCTCCATCGGCATGGTGCTGGCCTTCGCCTTCGTCACCAACTACTCGGGCATGTCCACCACCCTGGCGCTGGTCCTCGCCGGCACCGGTGCGGCCTTCCCGTTCTTCTCGCCGTTCCTTGGCTGGCTGGGTGTGTTCCTGACCGGTTCGGATACTTCCTCCAACGCACTGTTCAGCTCGCTGCAGTCCACCACCGCGCACCAGATCGGGGTCCACGACACCCTGCTGGTAGCCGCCAACACCAGCGGTGGCGTGACCGGCAAGATGATCTCGCCGCAATCCATCGCCGTGGCCTGCGCCGCCACCGGCATGGTCGGCAAGGAATCGGACCTGTTCCGCTTCACCCTCAAGCACAGCCTGATGTTCGCCGCCATGGTGGGTCTGATCACCCTCGCGCAGGCCTACATCTTCACTGGCATGCTGGTGCATTGA
- the lldD gene encoding FMN-dependent L-lactate dehydrogenase LldD yields MIISASTDYRAAAQRKLPPFLFHYADGGAYAEHTLRHNVEDLAGIALRQRVLKNMSELSLETKLFNETLSMPVALAPVGLTGMYARRGEVQAARAAAAKGIPFTMSTVSVCPIEEVAPAIDRPMWFQLYVLKDRGFMRNALERAKAAGVTTLVFTVDMPVPGARYRDAHSGMSGPNAPLRRVWQAMTHPAWALDVGLLGKPHDLGNISKYRGNPTGLADYIGWLGANFDPSISWKDLEWIRDFWDGPMVIKGILDPEDAKDAVKFGADGIVVSNHGGRQLDGVLSSARALPAIADAVKGDLKILADSGIRSGLDVVRMVALGADTVLIGRAFLYALATHGEAGVKNLLDLFEKEMRVAMVLTGAKSISEITRDSLVRELRA; encoded by the coding sequence ATGATCATCTCTGCCTCTACCGACTACCGCGCCGCCGCCCAACGCAAGCTGCCGCCGTTCCTCTTCCATTACGCCGATGGCGGCGCCTACGCGGAACACACGCTGCGCCACAACGTCGAAGACCTGGCCGGCATTGCCCTGCGCCAGCGCGTGCTGAAGAACATGTCCGAGTTGAGCCTTGAGACGAAGCTGTTCAATGAGACACTGAGCATGCCCGTCGCCCTGGCCCCGGTCGGCCTGACCGGCATGTACGCCCGGCGCGGCGAGGTGCAGGCAGCCCGCGCGGCGGCGGCGAAAGGCATCCCCTTTACCATGTCCACGGTATCGGTCTGCCCCATCGAGGAGGTCGCCCCGGCCATCGACCGGCCCATGTGGTTCCAGCTCTACGTGTTGAAGGACCGTGGCTTCATGCGCAATGCCCTGGAGCGCGCCAAGGCTGCCGGCGTCACCACCCTGGTGTTCACCGTCGACATGCCGGTGCCGGGCGCCCGCTACCGCGACGCCCACTCCGGCATGAGCGGCCCAAATGCGCCGCTGCGCCGCGTCTGGCAAGCCATGACCCATCCGGCCTGGGCGCTGGACGTCGGCCTGCTGGGCAAGCCGCACGACCTGGGCAACATCTCCAAGTACCGCGGCAACCCCACGGGACTTGCCGACTACATCGGCTGGCTGGGCGCCAACTTTGACCCGTCGATCTCCTGGAAGGACCTGGAATGGATCCGTGACTTCTGGGACGGCCCGATGGTGATCAAGGGCATCCTCGACCCCGAGGATGCGAAAGACGCGGTGAAATTCGGCGCCGACGGTATCGTCGTGTCCAACCACGGCGGTCGCCAGCTCGACGGCGTACTCTCCAGCGCCCGTGCCCTGCCGGCGATTGCCGATGCGGTGAAAGGCGACTTGAAGATCCTCGCCGACTCCGGCATCCGCAGCGGCCTGGACGTGGTGCGCATGGTCGCCCTGGGCGCAGACACCGTGCTCATCGGCCGCGCCTTCCTCTACGCCCTGGCCACCCACGGCGAAGCCGGCGTGAAGAACCTGCTGGACCTGTTCGAGAAGGAAATGCGCGTGGCCATGGTGCTCACCGGCGCCAAGTCCATCAGCGAGATCACCCGCGACTCGCTGGTGCGCGAGCTGCGCGCGTAA
- a CDS encoding FAD-binding and (Fe-S)-binding domain-containing protein, translating into MSLPAAFLDTVEHLIPRERRFDDPLSTLAFGTDASFYRLVPKLVIRVESEDEVATLLKAAHAHQVAVTFRAAGTSLSGQAVSDSVLLVLGDNWNGRDIRDGGTQIRLQPGVIGAQANAWLAPFGRKIGPDPASINACKIGGIVANNASGMCCGTAQNSYHTLAGMRLLLADGTLLDSELPASVEAFRESHGALLDQLAELGRQTRANTELAAKIRHKYRLKNTTGLSLNALADYDEPLDILTHLMVGSEGTLGFISAVTYDTVPDHPNKASALIVFPDVETCCKAVTVLKQQPVSAVELLDRRSLRSVENMQGMPEWVKSLSANACALLIESRAATQSLLHEHLAQISASIADYPVEKQVNFSEDPVVYNQLWRIRKDTFPAVGAVRETGTTVIIEDVTFPVEQLAEGVNRLIELFDKHGYDEAILFGHALEGNLHFVFTQGFESPEQVARYSAFMDDVAHLVAVEYGGSLKAEHGTGRNMAPFVELEWGHDAYQLMWQLKRLLDPTGILNPSVVLTDDPQLHLKNLKPLPAADEIVDKCIECGFCEPVCPSKGLTLSPRQRIVMWRDIQAKRRAGVDTTELERDYQYQGIDTCAATGLCAQRCPVNINTGELIRKLRGEETHHAGTASWLARNFSTAMKGTRLLLHVADGARRLLGAPRLARFSTSISHASHGRVPQWTPAMPQPMRLPSTLQVVDNGKPRVVYLTACVSRAMGPAAADEEQMPLIDKTRQLLEKAGYQVVFPDNADNLCCGQPFASKGYKTHADAKRDELLAELLRASRGGLDPIYCDTSPCTLRLVQELADDRLKIYDPVKFIRTHLVERLDFQPQDKPVAVHVTCSTQHLGESQALIDLVKRCTREVVIPEGIHCCGFAGDKGFTTPELNAHSLRTLKEAVQYCEEGVSTSRTCEIGLSAHGGIDYRGVVYLVDRVTRARL; encoded by the coding sequence ATGAGCCTGCCCGCCGCGTTCCTCGACACGGTAGAACACCTGATCCCCCGCGAGCGCCGCTTCGACGACCCGCTCTCGACCCTGGCCTTCGGCACCGACGCCAGTTTCTACCGGCTGGTCCCCAAGCTGGTGATCCGCGTCGAGAGCGAAGACGAAGTCGCCACCCTGCTCAAGGCCGCCCACGCCCATCAGGTGGCGGTGACCTTCCGCGCAGCGGGCACCAGCCTCTCCGGCCAGGCCGTGAGCGACTCGGTGCTGCTGGTGCTGGGCGACAACTGGAACGGCCGCGACATCCGCGATGGCGGCACGCAGATCCGCCTGCAGCCCGGTGTCATCGGCGCCCAGGCCAACGCCTGGCTGGCGCCCTTCGGCCGCAAGATCGGCCCCGACCCGGCGTCGATCAACGCCTGCAAGATCGGCGGCATCGTCGCCAACAACGCCAGCGGCATGTGCTGCGGCACCGCGCAGAACAGCTACCACACCCTGGCCGGCATGCGCCTGCTGCTGGCCGACGGCACCCTGCTGGACAGCGAGCTGCCTGCAAGCGTCGAGGCCTTCCGCGAAAGCCACGGCGCGCTGCTCGACCAGCTCGCCGAACTCGGCCGGCAGACCCGCGCCAACACCGAGCTGGCCGCGAAGATCCGCCACAAGTACCGGCTGAAGAACACCACAGGCCTGTCGCTGAACGCGCTGGCCGACTACGACGAGCCGCTGGATATCCTCACCCACCTGATGGTCGGCTCCGAAGGCACCCTGGGCTTCATCAGCGCGGTGACCTACGACACCGTGCCGGACCACCCGAACAAGGCCAGCGCGCTGATCGTCTTCCCCGACGTGGAAACCTGCTGCAAGGCCGTGACCGTGCTCAAGCAGCAGCCGGTGTCCGCCGTGGAACTGCTGGACCGCCGCAGCCTGCGCTCGGTGGAGAACATGCAAGGCATGCCCGAATGGGTGAAAAGCCTGTCCGCCAACGCCTGCGCGCTGCTCATCGAATCCCGCGCGGCGACTCAGTCGCTGCTGCACGAACATCTCGCACAAATCAGCGCCTCCATCGCCGATTACCCGGTGGAGAAGCAGGTCAACTTCAGCGAAGACCCGGTGGTCTACAACCAGCTCTGGCGCATCCGCAAGGACACCTTCCCGGCCGTCGGCGCGGTGCGCGAGACCGGCACCACGGTGATCATCGAGGACGTCACCTTCCCCGTCGAACAACTGGCCGAAGGCGTCAACCGCCTGATCGAGCTGTTCGACAAGCACGGCTACGACGAGGCCATCCTGTTCGGCCACGCGCTGGAAGGGAACCTGCACTTCGTCTTCACCCAGGGCTTCGAATCGCCCGAACAGGTGGCGCGCTACTCGGCCTTCATGGACGACGTCGCGCATCTGGTCGCGGTCGAATACGGCGGTTCGCTCAAGGCCGAGCACGGCACCGGACGCAATATGGCGCCCTTCGTCGAGCTGGAATGGGGCCACGACGCCTACCAGCTGATGTGGCAGCTCAAGCGCCTGCTCGACCCCACCGGCATCCTCAACCCCAGCGTGGTACTGACCGACGATCCGCAGTTGCACCTGAAGAACCTCAAGCCGCTGCCGGCCGCCGACGAGATCGTCGACAAGTGCATCGAGTGCGGCTTCTGCGAGCCGGTGTGCCCTTCCAAGGGCCTGACCCTCAGCCCCCGCCAGCGTATCGTCATGTGGCGCGACATCCAGGCCAAGCGCCGCGCCGGCGTCGACACCACTGAGCTTGAGCGCGACTACCAGTACCAGGGCATCGACACCTGCGCCGCCACCGGCCTGTGCGCCCAGCGCTGTCCGGTCAACATCAACACCGGCGAGCTGATCAGGAAACTGCGCGGCGAAGAAACGCACCACGCAGGCACCGCCTCCTGGCTAGCACGTAACTTCTCGACAGCGATGAAGGGCACGCGCTTGCTGCTTCACGTCGCCGATGGCGCGCGCCGGCTGCTCGGCGCACCACGCCTGGCCCGTTTCAGCACTTCTATTAGCCATGCCAGCCATGGCCGCGTTCCGCAGTGGACGCCGGCCATGCCACAGCCGATGCGCCTGCCATCCACGCTGCAGGTTGTGGATAACGGCAAGCCGCGCGTCGTCTACCTGACCGCCTGCGTGTCCCGCGCCATGGGCCCGGCGGCAGCGGACGAGGAGCAGATGCCGCTGATCGACAAGACCCGCCAGCTGCTGGAGAAGGCCGGTTACCAAGTGGTTTTCCCGGACAACGCCGACAACCTCTGCTGCGGCCAGCCGTTCGCCTCCAAGGGCTACAAGACGCATGCCGACGCCAAGCGCGACGAGCTGCTCGCCGAGCTGCTGCGCGCCAGCCGAGGCGGCCTCGACCCGATCTACTGCGACACCAGCCCCTGCACCCTGCGCCTGGTGCAGGAACTGGCGGACGACCGGCTGAAGATCTACGACCCGGTGAAGTTCATCCGCACCCACCTGGTGGAGCGCCTGGACTTCCAGCCGCAGGACAAGCCGGTGGCCGTGCACGTCACCTGCAGCACCCAGCACCTGGGCGAAAGCCAGGCGCTGATCGACCTGGTCAAGCGCTGCACCCGCGAGGTGGTGATCCCCGAGGGCATCCACTGCTGTGGTTTTGCCGGCGACAAGGGCTTCACTACGCCCGAGCTGAACGCGCACTCGCTGCGCACGCTCAAGGAAGCGGTGCAGTATTGCGAGGAAGGCGTCTCCACCAGCCGCACCTGCGAGATCGGTCTGTCTGCCCACGGTGGCATCGATTATCGCGGCGTGGTCTACCTGGTGGATCGCGTCACCCGCGCGCGCCTGTAA
- a CDS encoding fused MFS/spermidine synthase, whose product MNEPHIEPAQLLADANALRYDIDLTGLVPPEVAAQLPPLPPNHFYFYPPDPKQVGDGATSYIEDSDPFDQYVYRLSRVVYQGRTRWQNVLIADTYNYDRVLMLDGAIQSAETDESLYHELLVQPAMLAHPDPRDVLIIGGGEGATLREVLSHASVRRAVMVDLDQELVELCREHLFQWHQGAFDDPRCELVFDDGRAYLEQDPSLFDVVIIDVVDMLDNGPAQALYTRQFYELLHARLRPGGIVAVQGLEFSHCDDKPHAALARTLRCVFGQVHSYRAAIPSFLSSWGFLLASDWLAPNLWSAEEIDRSIDQRLGQLWLDHIDGEYLKACFVMDRETRFLLSQPGPVLEDGVHFIAPPDIEEIEFGPAQLPALTGYRR is encoded by the coding sequence ATGAACGAGCCCCACATAGAACCCGCGCAGCTGCTGGCCGACGCCAATGCCCTGCGCTACGACATCGACCTGACCGGACTCGTCCCCCCGGAAGTCGCCGCCCAACTCCCCCCGCTGCCCCCCAATCATTTCTACTTCTATCCGCCGGACCCCAAGCAGGTCGGCGATGGCGCGACCAGCTACATCGAGGACAGCGACCCCTTCGACCAGTACGTCTATCGCCTGAGCCGCGTGGTCTATCAGGGCCGCACGCGCTGGCAGAACGTGCTGATCGCCGACACCTACAACTACGACCGCGTGCTGATGCTCGACGGCGCGATCCAGAGCGCGGAAACGGACGAATCCCTGTATCACGAACTGCTGGTGCAGCCCGCCATGCTGGCGCACCCCGACCCGCGCGATGTGCTGATCATCGGTGGCGGCGAAGGGGCGACGCTGCGCGAGGTGCTGTCCCATGCGAGCGTGCGGCGCGCCGTGATGGTCGACCTCGACCAGGAGCTCGTCGAGCTGTGCCGGGAGCACCTGTTCCAGTGGCACCAGGGCGCCTTCGACGATCCACGTTGCGAGCTGGTATTCGACGATGGCCGCGCCTATCTCGAACAGGACCCCTCGCTGTTCGACGTGGTCATCATCGATGTCGTCGACATGCTCGACAACGGGCCGGCGCAGGCGCTCTACACCCGGCAGTTCTACGAACTGTTGCACGCCCGACTGCGCCCCGGCGGCATCGTCGCGGTACAGGGGCTGGAGTTCTCCCACTGCGACGACAAACCCCACGCGGCCCTCGCCCGCACCCTGCGCTGCGTGTTCGGGCAGGTGCACAGCTACCGCGCCGCGATCCCCTCGTTCCTGTCGTCCTGGGGGTTCCTGCTGGCGTCCGACTGGCTCGCGCCGAACCTGTGGTCCGCTGAAGAGATCGACCGCAGCATCGATCAGCGCCTCGGCCAGCTCTGGCTCGACCACATCGACGGCGAATACCTGAAAGCCTGCTTCGTGATGGATCGGGAGACCCGCTTCCTGTTGTCGCAACCGGGACCGGTGCTGGAAGACGGCGTGCACTTCATTGCGCCGCCGGACATCGAGGAAATCGAGTTCGGCCCGGCGCAATTGCCCGCCCTGACCGGGTATAGACGATGA
- a CDS encoding response regulator, which produces MRILLAEDDQLLGDGIRAGLGLEGDTVDWVQDGQAADQALQTDEFDLLVLDLGLPRKDGLEVLRALRRRGDLTPVLILTARDKVADRVAGLDAGADDYLTKPFDLDELLARVRALTRRRTGRAAPLLQHGELMLNPATHQVSLAGAPVELAPREYALLRLLLEQRGKVLSRTRLVEALYGWDGDLESNAIEVHIHHLRRKLGNGLIRTVRGIGYGIDRPGTPSSP; this is translated from the coding sequence ATGAGGATATTACTGGCGGAAGATGACCAACTGCTGGGCGACGGAATTCGCGCCGGGCTCGGCCTGGAAGGCGACACCGTGGACTGGGTCCAGGATGGCCAGGCCGCCGACCAGGCGCTGCAGACCGACGAGTTCGACCTGCTGGTGCTCGACCTCGGCCTGCCGCGCAAGGACGGCCTGGAAGTACTGCGCGCCTTGCGCCGGCGCGGCGACCTGACGCCCGTGCTGATCCTCACTGCCCGCGACAAGGTGGCCGACCGCGTGGCCGGCCTCGACGCCGGCGCTGACGACTACCTGACCAAACCCTTCGACCTCGATGAACTGCTCGCCCGCGTCCGTGCCCTCACCCGCCGCCGCACCGGTCGCGCCGCGCCGCTTCTGCAACACGGTGAATTGATGCTGAACCCGGCCACCCACCAGGTCAGCCTCGCCGGCGCGCCAGTGGAACTGGCCCCGCGCGAGTACGCGCTGTTGCGCCTTTTGCTGGAGCAGCGCGGCAAGGTGCTGTCGCGCACTCGTCTGGTCGAGGCCCTGTACGGCTGGGACGGCGACCTGGAGAGCAACGCCATCGAGGTCCACATCCACCACCTGCGGCGCAAGCTCGGTAACGGCCTGATCCGCACCGTGCGCGGCATCGGCTACGGCATAGACCGTCCCGGCACTCCGTCCTCGCCGTGA
- a CDS encoding HAMP domain-containing sensor histidine kinase: MSSAPRRAGSLSRRLLLLLIGGISLCWLVAGFFTYHLTREQVNGLYDQDMIDFGQAALSLVDIADSVDAQPTPPGDIIARSRKAIEGLPLIRREATLGYSIWYQGQRLLTTDQPPPDVEQQPLGFSRLEQGDVRWRVLQIASTGPDGVRIWVFENQQYRSKTLRLLLFSALFPLLLALPLFLVLVWLGVRQGLAPLRSLIAQLHLRTAHSLHPLSLNRAPVEVHSLVNELNLLLERLQLAMEAERRLTSDAAHEIRTPLASLRTHAQVALRSSDPAAHAHGLQQVSRSVERISALMEQILLLARLDGEELHETFSRVDLGLLAEESIAELAPQAIDKHIDLTLDTQPGTTLMGVSVWLGLILTNLVGNALRYTPDGGRVAVTLERAGTKLLLWVRDNGPGVAQAEQAAIFTRFYRSPSVANSAGSGLGLPIVKRIVEIHHGRISLHEGLEGAGLGVCVELPASAGEKE; the protein is encoded by the coding sequence GTGAGTTCCGCTCCGCGCCGCGCCGGCTCGCTCAGCCGCCGCCTGTTGCTCTTGCTGATCGGCGGCATCTCGCTGTGCTGGCTGGTGGCCGGTTTCTTCACCTATCACCTGACCCGCGAGCAGGTGAACGGCCTCTACGACCAGGACATGATCGACTTTGGCCAGGCCGCCCTGAGCCTGGTGGATATCGCCGACTCCGTCGACGCCCAGCCCACGCCGCCAGGGGACATCATCGCGCGCAGCCGCAAGGCCATCGAAGGCTTGCCGCTGATTCGCCGGGAAGCCACGCTGGGTTACTCCATCTGGTACCAGGGCCAACGCCTGCTCACCACCGACCAGCCGCCACCCGACGTCGAGCAGCAGCCGCTGGGCTTCTCCCGCCTGGAACAGGGCGACGTGCGCTGGCGGGTACTGCAGATCGCCTCGACAGGCCCGGACGGCGTGCGGATCTGGGTATTCGAGAACCAGCAATACCGCTCCAAGACCCTGCGACTGCTGCTGTTCAGCGCACTGTTCCCGCTGCTGCTGGCCCTGCCGCTGTTCCTCGTGCTGGTCTGGCTCGGCGTGCGCCAGGGGCTGGCACCGTTGCGCAGCCTGATAGCCCAGCTCCACCTGCGCACCGCCCACAGCCTGCATCCGCTGTCACTGAACCGGGCGCCGGTGGAGGTGCACAGCCTGGTCAACGAACTGAACCTGCTGCTGGAGCGCCTGCAATTGGCCATGGAGGCCGAACGCCGTCTGACCAGTGATGCCGCCCACGAAATCCGTACGCCGCTGGCCAGCCTGCGCACCCACGCCCAGGTGGCGCTGCGCTCCTCCGATCCGGCGGCCCATGCCCATGGCCTGCAGCAGGTCAGCCGCAGCGTCGAGCGCATCAGTGCGCTGATGGAGCAGATCCTGTTGCTGGCCCGGCTCGACGGTGAAGAGCTGCACGAAACCTTCAGCCGTGTCGACCTCGGCCTGCTCGCCGAGGAAAGCATCGCCGAGCTCGCCCCGCAGGCCATCGACAAGCACATCGACCTCACCCTCGACACCCAGCCGGGCACCACCCTGATGGGCGTGTCGGTGTGGCTCGGACTGATCCTCACCAACCTGGTCGGCAACGCCCTGCGCTACACCCCCGACGGCGGCCGGGTGGCGGTGACCCTGGAGCGCGCCGGCACCAAGCTGCTGCTCTGGGTACGCGATAACGGCCCCGGCGTTGCACAGGCCGAGCAGGCCGCCATCTTCACCCGCTTCTATCGCAGCCCCAGCGTTGCCAACAGCGCTGGCAGCGGTCTTGGCCTGCCCATCGTCAAGCGCATCGTGGAGATCCATCACGGCCGCATCAGCCTGCACGAAGGGCTGGAGGGCGCCGGCCTGGGCGTTTGCGTCGAACTGCCGGCAAGCGCTGGCGAAAAAGAGTGA
- a CDS encoding sodium:calcium antiporter, translated as MLTFIFELLGMLLVILIAAEVFTNALEHFGERQGISEGVTGSLFAAIGTALPETLIPLLALFAGTSNANLNQEVGVGAILGAPLMLSTLSTCLMACFALRARGLTGRVRPERTGLQRDLNFFLIAFSVATVAMFVPAGYLTVRLGLSLLLVLTYVAYITLTLRASQELVENGHGTEADHHMYLSRIGLPTNLATILLQLLLGLGLLVLGAKGFIHGVEGLSHLLGVSALLLSLLVIPIATELPEKINSILWVRRGKDTLAFGNISGAMVFQGTLLPAIGILLTPWQPRTEVLTGVLITLGAALWLRLNAQRDGLPIWVLLLNGALYAAYLGITLSR; from the coding sequence ATGCTGACCTTCATCTTCGAACTGCTCGGCATGCTGCTGGTGATCCTGATTGCCGCCGAAGTCTTCACCAATGCGCTGGAGCATTTCGGCGAGCGCCAGGGCATCTCCGAAGGCGTCACGGGCTCGCTGTTCGCCGCCATCGGCACCGCCCTGCCGGAAACCCTGATCCCCCTGCTGGCACTGTTCGCCGGCACCAGTAACGCCAACCTCAACCAGGAAGTCGGTGTTGGCGCCATCCTCGGTGCGCCGTTGATGCTGTCGACCCTGTCCACCTGCCTGATGGCCTGCTTCGCCCTGCGCGCGCGTGGCCTGACCGGACGCGTGCGCCCCGAACGCACGGGCCTGCAACGTGACCTGAACTTCTTCCTGATCGCCTTCAGCGTCGCCACGGTCGCGATGTTCGTGCCGGCGGGCTACCTGACCGTGCGCCTCGGCCTGAGCCTGCTGCTGGTGCTCACCTATGTTGCCTACATCACCCTTACGCTGAGGGCGTCGCAGGAGCTGGTGGAGAACGGCCACGGCACTGAAGCCGACCACCACATGTACCTGTCGCGCATCGGCTTGCCGACCAACCTTGCGACTATCCTGCTGCAGCTACTGCTGGGCTTGGGTCTGCTGGTGCTGGGCGCCAAGGGCTTCATCCATGGCGTCGAGGGACTGTCGCACCTTCTGGGCGTCTCCGCGCTGCTGCTGTCACTGCTGGTCATCCCGATCGCCACCGAACTGCCGGAGAAGATCAACAGCATCCTCTGGGTTCGCCGCGGCAAGGACACCCTGGCCTTCGGCAATATCAGCGGCGCCATGGTGTTCCAGGGCACCCTGCTGCCCGCCATCGGCATCCTGCTCACCCCCTGGCAACCGCGCACCGAAGTGCTCACCGGGGTGCTGATCACGCTCGGCGCCGCCCTCTGGCTGCGCCTCAATGCCCAGCGCGACGGACTGCCGATCTGGGTGCTGCTGCTCAACGGCGCCCTGTACGCCGCCTATCTGGGCATCACCCTGTCACGCTGA
- a CDS encoding type 1 glutamine amidotransferase domain-containing protein produces the protein MKILVVLTSHDQLGSTGKKTGFWLEEFAAPYYVFKDAGATLTLASPKGGQPPLDPKSDEEDAQTPATRRFRQDSEAQAALACTVKLAEVHADDYDALFYPGGHGPLWDLAEDRTSVALIEAFHSSGKPVSAVCHAPAVFRHPRGLDGRPLVQGRHVTGFTNSEEEAVGLTDVVPFLVQDMLKANGARYSKGPDWQSHVEVDRGLITGQNPASSEAVAEAVLKFLT, from the coding sequence ATGAAAATCCTGGTAGTCCTGACCTCCCACGACCAGCTCGGCAGCACCGGCAAGAAAACCGGCTTCTGGCTCGAGGAGTTCGCCGCGCCCTATTACGTGTTCAAGGATGCCGGCGCCACCCTGACCCTGGCCTCGCCCAAAGGCGGCCAGCCGCCGCTCGATCCCAAGAGCGATGAAGAAGACGCCCAGACCCCGGCCACCCGCCGCTTCCGCCAGGACAGCGAAGCGCAGGCCGCGCTGGCCTGTACCGTGAAACTCGCGGAGGTGCACGCCGACGACTATGACGCCCTGTTCTACCCCGGTGGCCACGGGCCACTCTGGGACCTCGCGGAGGACAGGACGTCGGTGGCGCTGATCGAAGCCTTCCACTCCAGCGGCAAGCCCGTCTCCGCTGTCTGCCACGCCCCGGCCGTATTCCGCCACCCACGTGGCCTGGACGGCCGTCCCCTGGTACAGGGCCGACATGTCACCGGGTTCACCAACAGCGAGGAGGAAGCCGTCGGTCTCACCGACGTGGTGCCCTTCCTCGTCCAGGACATGCTCAAGGCCAACGGCGCCCGCTACAGCAAAGGCCCCGACTGGCAGAGCCACGTGGAAGTCGACCGGGGCCTGATCACCGGCCAGAACCCCGCTTCCTCCGAGGCCGTGGCCGAAGCCGTACTGAAATTCCTGACCTGA